The Longimicrobiales bacterium genome has a window encoding:
- the glgP gene encoding alpha-glucan family phosphorylase has protein sequence MTELRPDLPAPLTPLRGLARNLRWAWHAPTRALFERLDPSLWEATRHNPVRLLWEAAPARLAALAADETYLQSINAAAADLEAYLRDENTWFRRAHPQSAARIAYFSAEFGVAECLRIYSGGLGVLAGDHLKSASDLGVPLVGVGLMYREGYFTQRVDAVGVQHDMYDRADFERLPITLESGPDGQPIIVDLPFLDHRIQARIWRADVGRVPLYLLDTDLDANRAEDRGVTDRLYGGDTEHRLRQEYVLGIGGMRALRLVGREADVVHLNEGHAAFAAMEHVREIVEQEQSSFAEAVERAKRNVVFTTHTPVPAGHDYFPRDLLERYLGGYVWEMKQPWDEFLSLGLFEGESRFCMTALALRLSSRRNGVSRLHGAVSREMWNVIWPEAPLENVPITHITNGVHLPTWVAPDVEALYSRYVGEHWSDATDEMQWHRANHIPPADLWAARTRQRGRLVNDVRLALAAQVARRGGDPAWTAGALDPDALTIVFARRFATYKRAVLLLSQEERLQRLLTGNRKVQFVFAGKAHPRDEPGKAMLQRIHQFAGRPELRGQFVFLEGYDLAIARTLVQGADVWLNVPVRPYEASGTSGMKAMANGALNLSIPDGWWAEAWAEHNRLNEPVGWSIAPADGPSEAELPEHGPGMTPHDREMLDRRDADALFDLLENEVVPLFYDRDADGLPAAWLERVRSAIRQLVPFFNTHRMVAEYVDTAYLTAPSGEMAVPGRKTAG, from the coding sequence ATGACCGAACTCCGACCCGACCTGCCCGCGCCGCTGACCCCGCTGCGCGGCCTTGCCCGGAACCTGCGCTGGGCGTGGCACGCCCCCACGCGCGCATTGTTCGAGAGACTGGACCCTTCGCTCTGGGAGGCCACGCGGCACAACCCGGTGCGGCTGCTCTGGGAGGCGGCGCCGGCGCGGCTGGCGGCACTGGCGGCCGACGAGACGTACCTGCAGTCGATCAACGCGGCCGCGGCCGACCTGGAAGCGTACCTGCGCGACGAGAACACGTGGTTCCGTCGCGCGCATCCGCAGTCGGCGGCGCGGATCGCCTATTTCTCGGCGGAGTTCGGCGTGGCCGAGTGCCTGCGCATCTACTCCGGCGGGCTGGGCGTGCTGGCGGGTGATCACCTCAAGTCGGCGAGTGACCTGGGGGTGCCGCTGGTCGGCGTGGGGCTGATGTACCGCGAGGGATATTTCACCCAGCGCGTGGATGCGGTGGGTGTGCAGCACGACATGTACGACCGGGCGGACTTCGAGCGGCTGCCGATCACGCTGGAGAGCGGACCGGACGGGCAGCCGATCATCGTGGACCTGCCGTTCCTGGACCACCGGATCCAGGCGCGCATCTGGCGCGCGGACGTGGGGCGTGTCCCGCTGTACCTGCTGGACACCGACCTGGACGCGAACCGTGCGGAGGACCGCGGGGTCACCGACCGGCTGTACGGCGGCGACACGGAGCACCGGCTGCGGCAGGAGTACGTGCTGGGGATCGGGGGGATGCGCGCGCTCCGCCTGGTCGGCCGGGAAGCGGACGTGGTGCACCTGAACGAAGGGCACGCGGCGTTCGCGGCGATGGAGCACGTGCGCGAGATCGTGGAGCAGGAGCAGTCGAGCTTTGCGGAGGCGGTCGAGCGCGCGAAGCGGAACGTGGTGTTCACCACGCACACGCCGGTTCCTGCCGGCCATGATTATTTCCCGCGTGACCTGCTGGAGCGCTACCTCGGCGGCTACGTCTGGGAGATGAAGCAGCCATGGGACGAGTTCCTCTCGCTCGGCCTGTTCGAGGGGGAGTCGCGGTTCTGCATGACGGCGCTGGCGCTGCGCCTCTCTTCGCGGCGCAACGGCGTGAGCCGCCTGCACGGTGCGGTCAGTCGCGAGATGTGGAACGTGATCTGGCCGGAAGCACCTCTCGAGAACGTCCCGATCACGCACATCACCAACGGCGTGCACCTGCCGACGTGGGTCGCGCCGGACGTCGAGGCGCTGTATTCACGCTACGTGGGTGAGCACTGGAGCGATGCCACGGACGAGATGCAGTGGCATCGTGCCAACCACATCCCGCCCGCGGACCTGTGGGCGGCGCGCACGCGGCAGCGTGGTCGACTGGTGAACGACGTGCGGCTCGCGCTGGCGGCGCAGGTGGCGCGCCGCGGTGGGGACCCGGCGTGGACGGCGGGCGCCCTGGATCCCGACGCGCTGACGATCGTGTTCGCGCGTCGCTTTGCGACGTACAAGCGCGCGGTGCTGCTGCTCAGCCAGGAGGAGCGGCTGCAGCGGCTGCTGACGGGCAACCGCAAAGTACAGTTCGTGTTTGCGGGCAAGGCCCATCCGCGTGACGAGCCGGGCAAGGCGATGCTGCAGCGCATCCACCAGTTCGCGGGCCGACCCGAGCTGCGCGGCCAGTTCGTGTTCCTCGAGGGCTACGATCTCGCGATTGCGCGCACGCTGGTGCAGGGCGCCGACGTGTGGCTGAACGTGCCCGTGCGGCCCTACGAGGCGAGCGGCACGAGCGGCATGAAGGCGATGGCCAATGGTGCGCTGAACCTGAGCATTCCGGACGGCTGGTGGGCGGAAGCGTGGGCGGAGCACAACCGGCTGAACGAGCCGGTGGGCTGGAGCATCGCGCCGGCGGATGGCCCCAGCGAGGCGGAGCTGCCGGAGCACGGCCCCGGCATGACCCCGCACGATCGCGAGATGCTCGACCGTCGTGACGCCGACGCGCTCTTCGATCTGCTGGAGAACGAGGTCGTTCCGCTGTTCTACGATCGCGACGCGGACGGCCTGCCGGCGGCCTGGCTGGAGCGGGTGCGCTCGGCGATCCGGCAGCTGGTGCCGTTCTTCAACACGCACCGCATGGTCGCGGAGTACGTCGACACGGCGTACCTCACGGCGCCCAGCGGCGAGATGGCGGTGCCGGGGCGGAAAACGGCGGGTTGA
- a CDS encoding rhodanese-like domain-containing protein yields the protein MSKRYIGPIVACSVLLAAGCADTEPEQATPQGELRAPAAAEALVARTDMFVDRAPASAQMIFVGRDESVVPAGQDEAVFVPFSTFSVERNGLPNEFPPADTLADLLARAGVRNGSIVIVGEPIPAGRAFAAFDYLGMADEVALYDGGIAALRRAGSDTAAAGADTATAADDSIAGDTAAAPRSAAGASLETDVREDMIVDAEWVNARLNDPDVAILDARPPAEYSGETPGEGVTRPGHIPGARNVFWQTLVESAELPTLKSEAELRRIFRDAGVDDGDTVVAYCRTGGQASFLYTVARYLGYDVKLYDGSFVDWSATDYPVEEGAGAPQ from the coding sequence ATGAGCAAGCGGTACATCGGTCCGATCGTCGCCTGCAGCGTGTTGCTCGCTGCGGGCTGTGCGGACACCGAGCCTGAACAGGCGACGCCGCAGGGCGAGCTCCGTGCGCCTGCTGCGGCCGAGGCGCTCGTCGCGCGCACGGACATGTTCGTCGACCGTGCGCCGGCGAGTGCGCAGATGATCTTTGTCGGGCGCGACGAGTCCGTCGTGCCCGCGGGTCAGGACGAGGCCGTCTTCGTTCCCTTCTCCACGTTCAGCGTGGAGCGCAACGGCCTTCCCAACGAGTTCCCCCCTGCCGACACGCTGGCCGACCTGCTCGCACGGGCGGGCGTGCGCAACGGCAGCATCGTGATCGTCGGCGAGCCGATTCCCGCCGGCCGCGCGTTCGCGGCGTTCGATTATCTCGGGATGGCCGACGAGGTCGCGCTCTACGACGGCGGCATTGCCGCGCTGCGCCGGGCGGGCAGCGACACAGCCGCCGCAGGCGCGGATACGGCCACGGCTGCAGACGACAGCATCGCCGGTGACACGGCCGCGGCGCCGCGCTCGGCGGCGGGCGCGTCGCTGGAGACGGACGTGCGCGAGGACATGATCGTGGACGCGGAGTGGGTGAATGCCCGGCTGAACGACCCGGACGTCGCCATCCTGGATGCACGTCCGCCGGCCGAGTACAGCGGCGAGACGCCGGGCGAGGGCGTGACCCGCCCCGGGCACATCCCGGGCGCCCGCAACGTCTTCTGGCAGACGCTCGTGGAGTCCGCGGAGCTGCCCACACTGAAGAGCGAGGCGGAGCTGCGCCGCATCTTCCGCGATGCCGGCGTCGACGACGGTGACACGGTCGTCGCCTACTGCCGCACGGGCGGCCAGGCGAGCTTCCTCTACACCGTGGCGCGCTACCTCGGCTATGACGTCAAGCTGTACGACGGCTCGTTCGTAGACTGGAGCGCTACGGACTACCCGGTCGAAGAGGGCGCCGGCGCCCCGCAGTAG
- a CDS encoding zinc-dependent metalloprotease — protein sequence MLLRRVARVAALAVALFPVGVAAQQQDGGALPTIASKTAGMQKLDGFMPLYWDEQSGRMYLEIGRFDEDVLYYTSLPAGVGHNDIGLNRGDLGGTYVVRFRRVGPKVLMVQPNLDFRATTDNAMERRAVEDAFATSTIWGWTAAARTGNTVLVDATDFFLRDSHGLANTLRRMNQGNFRVEPSRSAFHLPRTKNFPQNTEVEATITFTGENPGGLVRSVTPTPDALTVRMHHSFVELPTGYEPREADPRAGYFGVTYMDYATPLGERMVKQYIARHRLEKRDPTAAVSEPVEAIVYYLDPGTPEPVRSALLEGGNWWNDAFEAAGFRNAFRVEMLPDTADPMDVRYNVIQWVHRSTRGWSYGSSITDPRTGEILKGHVTLGSLRVRQDYLLAEGLLSPYETGDEVPPQLAEMALARLRQLSAHEIGHTLGIAHNYIASAQTANGVQSVMDYPHPIAELRPDGSIDLSGAYPDGIGAWDIVAVKYGYSDFAPGTNEDAALAAIIEEGRRAGITFLSDQDARPVGSAHPQTHLWDNGADAVAELRRMLEVREAALERFGERAIRRGAPLATIEEALVPLYLHHRYQTEAAVKSIAGVTYAYNLRGDGQPLPESVAPEVQRRALDAVLETVSPEVLALPRSVIAQIPPRPYRFGGTNELFERSTGLVFDAVSPAAAAADMTFSLLLDPERAARLVQQSALDPSLPGLEDVLERVREQVVGRRTSDPYRAELARTVEHAWIDNLMRLAANASMPQVRAIAAWELAALQQGFEQRNGDVPATAHARLLAGTISEFLERDWTEDRLPSAPDAPPGQPIGGGYMDLLMCSY from the coding sequence ATGCTGTTGCGTCGCGTCGCGCGCGTCGCCGCGCTGGCGGTAGCGCTGTTCCCGGTAGGCGTTGCCGCGCAGCAGCAGGACGGCGGCGCGCTCCCCACGATCGCCTCGAAGACGGCCGGCATGCAGAAGCTGGACGGTTTCATGCCGCTCTACTGGGACGAGCAATCGGGTCGGATGTACCTGGAGATCGGCCGCTTCGACGAGGACGTGCTGTACTACACGTCGCTGCCGGCGGGCGTCGGGCACAACGACATCGGGCTGAACCGCGGCGATCTCGGCGGCACGTACGTCGTGCGGTTCCGGCGGGTGGGGCCGAAGGTGCTGATGGTGCAGCCGAACCTCGATTTCCGCGCGACGACGGACAACGCGATGGAGCGGCGCGCCGTCGAGGACGCCTTCGCGACATCGACGATCTGGGGGTGGACGGCTGCGGCGCGCACGGGCAATACCGTGCTGGTCGACGCGACCGACTTCTTCCTGCGTGACAGCCATGGCCTGGCGAACACGCTGCGTCGCATGAACCAGGGCAATTTCCGGGTCGAGCCGTCTCGCTCGGCGTTCCACCTGCCGCGCACGAAGAACTTCCCGCAGAACACCGAGGTCGAGGCGACGATCACGTTCACCGGTGAGAATCCGGGCGGGCTGGTGCGCTCCGTCACGCCGACACCGGATGCGCTGACCGTGCGCATGCACCACTCGTTCGTGGAGCTGCCGACCGGCTACGAGCCGCGCGAGGCGGATCCGCGCGCCGGCTATTTCGGCGTCACCTACATGGACTACGCGACGCCGCTCGGCGAGCGCATGGTGAAGCAGTACATCGCGCGCCACCGCCTGGAGAAGCGCGATCCGACCGCCGCAGTGAGCGAGCCGGTCGAGGCGATCGTCTACTACCTCGATCCGGGCACGCCGGAGCCGGTGCGGAGCGCGCTGCTCGAGGGCGGCAACTGGTGGAACGACGCGTTCGAGGCGGCCGGCTTCCGCAATGCGTTCCGCGTCGAGATGCTGCCGGACACGGCGGATCCAATGGACGTGCGCTACAACGTGATCCAGTGGGTGCACCGCTCGACGCGCGGCTGGAGCTACGGCAGCTCGATCACGGATCCCCGGACGGGCGAGATCCTGAAGGGCCACGTCACGCTCGGCTCGCTGCGTGTGCGCCAGGACTACCTCCTGGCGGAAGGGCTGCTCTCGCCGTACGAGACGGGTGACGAAGTGCCACCGCAGCTCGCGGAGATGGCACTCGCGCGACTGCGGCAGCTATCCGCCCACGAGATCGGCCACACGCTCGGCATCGCGCACAACTACATCGCCAGTGCACAGACCGCGAACGGGGTGCAGTCGGTGATGGACTACCCGCACCCGATCGCCGAGCTGCGCCCGGACGGCAGCATCGACCTGTCCGGCGCGTACCCGGACGGCATAGGTGCGTGGGACATCGTTGCGGTGAAATACGGGTACAGCGACTTCGCACCGGGCACGAACGAAGATGCTGCGCTCGCCGCGATCATCGAGGAGGGGCGTCGCGCGGGGATCACCTTCCTGAGCGACCAGGACGCACGACCGGTCGGAAGCGCGCACCCGCAGACGCACCTGTGGGACAACGGCGCTGACGCGGTTGCCGAGCTGCGGCGCATGCTCGAGGTGCGCGAAGCCGCGCTGGAACGGTTCGGCGAGCGCGCGATCCGGCGCGGTGCGCCACTGGCGACGATCGAGGAAGCCCTGGTGCCGCTCTACCTGCACCACCGTTACCAGACCGAGGCCGCGGTCAAGAGCATCGCAGGCGTCACGTACGCCTACAACCTGCGCGGCGACGGGCAGCCGCTGCCCGAGAGCGTCGCGCCCGAGGTGCAGAGGCGGGCACTGGACGCCGTGCTCGAGACGGTCAGCCCGGAGGTGCTCGCGCTGCCGCGCTCCGTGATCGCGCAGATCCCGCCCCGGCCGTACCGCTTCGGTGGCACCAACGAGCTGTTCGAGCGCAGCACCGGCCTGGTGTTCGATGCCGTGTCGCCGGCCGCGGCAGCAGCGGACATGACGTTCAGCCTGCTGCTCGATCCCGAGCGCGCCGCGCGTCTCGTGCAGCAGAGTGCGCTGGACCCGTCACTGCCGGGGCTCGAGGACGTGCTGGAGCGCGTGCGCGAGCAGGTGGTGGGGCGGCGCACGTCGGATCCGTACCGGGCCGAGCTCGCACGCACCGTCGAGCACGCCTGGATCGACAACCTGATGCGGCTCGCGGCGAACGCGTCCATGCCACAGGTCAGGGCGATCGCGGCATGGGAGCTCGCCGCACTGCAGCAGGGATTCGAGCAGCGCAATGGCGACGTCCCTGCCACCGCGCACGCGCGACTCCTGGCCGGCACCATCAGCGAGTTCCTGGAGCGCGACTGGACCGAGGACCGGCTGCCGAGCGCCCCTGACGCACCGCCCGGCCAGCCGATCGGCGGAGGCTACATGGACCTGCTGATGTGCTCGTACTGA
- a CDS encoding BON domain-containing protein, producing MLAATEALPMVQESTGGFGQALTRLGIASAIALGAVASGMLLSRSGRRLLGEVWQGRQRTTIEDRVLDALWSDDRVGRRRIDVIELADGSVRLTGAVRDEAEHDRAIEIVKSVRGVHGIDAQIQIVPHQRRSALRHV from the coding sequence ATGCTGGCAGCTACGGAGGCACTCCCGATGGTGCAGGAATCAACCGGCGGCTTCGGCCAGGCACTGACGCGTCTCGGCATTGCGAGCGCGATCGCGCTTGGTGCAGTCGCGAGTGGCATGCTGCTCTCCCGCAGCGGTCGCCGGCTACTGGGCGAGGTGTGGCAGGGACGCCAGCGCACGACGATCGAGGACCGGGTCCTCGACGCCCTCTGGAGCGACGACCGCGTGGGCCGGCGTCGCATCGACGTGATCGAGCTGGCGGACGGCTCGGTCCGTCTGACGGGCGCGGTGCGCGACGAGGCCGAGCACGACCGGGCGATCGAAATCGTGAAGTCGGTGAGGGGCGTGCACGGCATCGACGCGCAGATCCAGATCGTGCCGCACCAGCGGCGCAGCGCGCTGCGTCACGTCTGA
- a CDS encoding hybrid sensor histidine kinase/response regulator translates to MSAVLIVDDSPTQLEALRSVLVDAGLEVLTAGSGEEAFDIACGDRPEIVLSDVVMPGMSGFDLCRAIKQRLGEAAPAVVLLTSLADPRDIVRGLEAGADNYITKPYSPEHLIQRVRWVLENRALRREGQRSEGLRIRFMNEEFVLRAAPEQMLEMLLGSFEDLSHTNRALRASQEALSAASARELEREQRAREEAERTAETMERLAREAEAATRARDDLLATVSHDLRNPIGTIYTSAALLLDLPLDDTQRQRQVQIIKRTAERMNRLIQDLLDASRIEAGHFTVEPHPVTVRSLVDDAHEMLAPIADADGISLSEDVDDPDARVMADAERVQRVLSNLVGNAVKFTPRGGSIHLRVDRDGDMCRFSVHDQGPGIPPENLDRVFDRYWQGNSGAGGGAGLGLAIARGIVAAHGGRIWAESEPGQGATFRFTLPLVHDQAPDAAGS, encoded by the coding sequence ATGAGCGCGGTGCTGATCGTTGACGACAGCCCGACACAGCTCGAAGCGCTGCGCAGCGTACTGGTCGATGCCGGCCTGGAGGTGCTCACGGCCGGCAGCGGCGAGGAGGCGTTCGACATCGCGTGCGGCGATCGCCCCGAGATCGTGCTGTCCGACGTGGTCATGCCGGGTATGAGCGGCTTCGACCTGTGTCGCGCGATCAAGCAGAGGCTGGGGGAGGCCGCCCCGGCGGTCGTGCTGCTGACATCCCTCGCCGATCCACGCGACATCGTGCGCGGCCTGGAGGCGGGCGCCGACAACTACATCACCAAGCCGTACAGCCCCGAGCACCTCATCCAGCGCGTGCGCTGGGTGCTGGAGAACCGGGCGCTGCGCCGGGAAGGCCAGCGCAGCGAAGGGCTGCGCATCCGCTTCATGAACGAGGAGTTCGTGCTGCGCGCCGCGCCGGAGCAGATGCTCGAGATGCTGCTCGGCAGCTTCGAGGACCTGTCGCACACGAACCGCGCGCTGCGAGCAAGCCAGGAGGCGCTGAGCGCGGCATCCGCCCGGGAGCTCGAGCGCGAGCAGCGGGCGCGCGAGGAGGCGGAGCGGACGGCAGAGACGATGGAACGGCTCGCGCGGGAGGCGGAGGCGGCGACCCGCGCGCGCGACGACCTGCTCGCCACCGTTTCCCACGACCTGCGCAATCCGATCGGCACGATCTACACGAGCGCGGCACTGCTCCTCGATCTTCCGCTCGACGATACGCAGCGCCAGCGGCAGGTGCAGATCATCAAGCGGACGGCCGAGCGGATGAACCGCCTGATCCAGGACCTGCTGGACGCATCCCGCATCGAGGCCGGGCACTTCACCGTCGAGCCGCACCCGGTCACGGTCCGCTCACTGGTGGACGACGCGCACGAGATGCTCGCGCCCATCGCCGATGCGGACGGCATCAGCCTGAGCGAGGACGTGGACGACCCGGACGCGCGCGTGATGGCAGACGCGGAGCGCGTGCAGCGCGTGCTGTCGAACCTGGTCGGCAACGCCGTCAAGTTCACCCCCCGCGGTGGCTCGATCCACCTGCGCGTCGACCGCGACGGCGACATGTGCCGCTTCTCCGTCCACGACCAGGGCCCGGGCATCCCGCCGGAGAACCTCGATCGTGTTTTCGACCGCTACTGGCAGGGGAACAGCGGTGCCGGCGGCGGAGCCGGCCTGGGCCTCGCAATCGCCAGGGGGATCGTCGCGGCGCACGGCGGGCGGATCTGGGCCGAAAGCGAGCCCGGCCAGGGCGCAACCTTCCGTTTCACCCTCCCGCTCGTGCATGACCAGGCCCCGGACGCGGCCGGCTCGTGA
- the cheB gene encoding chemotaxis-specific protein-glutamate methyltransferase CheB produces the protein MQTVRVLLADDSMTARTMMRSILESEGDIRIVGEAKNGVEAVEMTRQIQPDIVLMDVHMPVMDGIDATKEIMARAPTPILIVSAATQRDVDLSLSATQAGALLALPKPDSPTSPRFEEQRAELVAMVRALSQVKVVRRWVDERRSRPRAGRARASGRVQVIAFAASTGGPAALRTVLVGLPSRVGVPIVVVQHIARDFTAGFARWLGDGLPLPVKLAGRDEPMEPGVVYIAPDNTHTGVTADGTICFSGEGPIGGFRPSATYLFASVARAFGADGLGVVLTGMGSDGVQGLLELKRAGGYVIGQDEQSSIVYGMAQEAARAGAIDEMLPLDRIAPRLVELVREGRGR, from the coding sequence ATGCAGACCGTACGCGTCCTGCTGGCTGATGACTCCATGACCGCGCGCACGATGATGCGCTCGATCCTGGAGAGCGAGGGCGACATCCGGATCGTCGGTGAGGCGAAGAACGGTGTCGAGGCGGTCGAGATGACGCGCCAGATCCAGCCCGACATCGTGCTGATGGACGTGCACATGCCGGTGATGGACGGCATCGACGCGACCAAGGAGATCATGGCCCGCGCGCCCACGCCGATCCTGATCGTTTCGGCGGCGACGCAGCGGGACGTCGATCTTTCGCTGAGCGCCACGCAGGCGGGTGCACTGCTGGCGCTGCCGAAGCCGGACAGCCCCACGTCGCCGCGCTTCGAGGAGCAGCGCGCGGAGCTGGTCGCAATGGTGCGCGCGCTCTCGCAGGTGAAGGTCGTCCGGCGGTGGGTGGACGAACGCCGGTCACGTCCGCGCGCCGGCCGCGCCCGGGCGAGCGGACGGGTGCAGGTGATCGCCTTCGCCGCGTCGACCGGCGGGCCGGCAGCGCTTCGCACGGTGCTCGTGGGGCTGCCATCGCGCGTGGGCGTGCCGATCGTGGTCGTGCAGCACATTGCGCGCGACTTCACGGCCGGCTTCGCGCGCTGGCTGGGCGATGGCCTGCCGTTGCCGGTGAAGCTCGCCGGGCGTGACGAGCCCATGGAGCCGGGCGTCGTGTACATTGCGCCCGACAACACGCACACGGGCGTGACGGCCGACGGCACGATCTGCTTTTCGGGGGAAGGCCCGATCGGCGGGTTCCGGCCTTCGGCGACGTACCTGTTCGCTTCCGTCGCACGCGCCTTCGGCGCGGACGGGCTCGGCGTGGTGCTCACCGGCATGGGCAGCGACGGTGTGCAGGGGCTGCTCGAGCTCAAGCGCGCGGGCGGCTACGTCATCGGGCAGGACGAGCAGTCGTCGATCGTGTACGGCATGGCGCAGGAAGCTGCGCGGGCCGGTGCCATCGACGAGATGTTGCCGCTGGACCGGATCGCGCCGCGGCTCGTGGAGCTCGTGCGTGAGGGGAGGGGGCGATGA
- a CDS encoding response regulator, which yields MSTEDLNARLRATFVQELEDQLRMMDAGLLTLESRPDDAEAIRTLFRAAHSVKGAARVAGVPVVEEACHALEALFAQVRDGARVLSGGDFSLLFAATDALKEAARRLRANEQLEASTLPVLIDRLRDVSSALPDGPDAPGGDTRAESVAAPVTDAAAATHDTTQNAAEDAQPENIRAAERAPVERADVQSVDTVRVSADKLDQLVAYTSDLLTMSGTVANQPRDLDLLQQELARWAGEWRQMAREQADMRRREEHAELDRHLHQLVEQLSQITRAAHDNTRVLSRATDDILTGVRGLRMRRFADAVEALPRALRDVATATGKHAQLVIEGEDVEADRVVIDTLREPLLHLVRNAVDHGIESPEQRRARGKPEQGTVRVSASLEQGRLRISVEDDGEGLDTAAIARRLRAQGEEPPREARALARRLLAGGVTTRTEATSISGRGVGLDLVRAAMERIGGSVDVAWRAGQFTRFLLDSPPSPATLRAVLVAASDQLFALPIGQVDRVVRVHPAQVHEVDGRPALALGAAPVPIATLAGVLGPPLRERTELTGAPALLLRSGRDELALVVDAVSDEREVVMRPLERRAHVPHVSGGALLPNGRVALVLVPRSLIEAGLNRELALPHVVRPEEAEARGAHVLVVDDSITTRTLEQSVLEAAGYHVTAAVDGQDAWEKLQQEPVELVVSDVEMPRMTGFDLCRRMRSSKRFAEVPVVLVTGMETAEDRALGLEVGADAYILKSSFDQEGLLATIRQLIG from the coding sequence ATGTCAACGGAAGACCTGAACGCCCGCCTGCGCGCCACGTTCGTGCAGGAGCTGGAGGACCAGCTCCGCATGATGGACGCGGGGCTGCTCACGCTGGAGTCGCGGCCGGACGACGCGGAGGCGATCCGTACGCTGTTTCGCGCCGCGCATTCGGTGAAGGGAGCGGCACGGGTGGCCGGCGTTCCGGTCGTGGAGGAGGCCTGTCACGCGCTCGAGGCACTGTTCGCACAGGTGCGCGACGGCGCGCGCGTCCTTTCCGGCGGTGACTTCTCACTGCTGTTCGCCGCGACGGATGCGTTGAAGGAGGCGGCTCGCCGGCTGCGCGCGAACGAGCAACTGGAGGCATCGACGCTGCCTGTGCTGATCGACCGGCTGCGCGACGTTTCCAGCGCACTGCCCGACGGGCCGGACGCTCCGGGAGGCGATACACGCGCCGAGTCCGTCGCTGCGCCGGTCACGGACGCGGCCGCTGCCACCCATGACACCACGCAGAACGCTGCAGAGGATGCGCAGCCCGAGAACATCCGGGCCGCGGAACGTGCGCCCGTGGAGCGCGCAGACGTGCAGTCGGTGGACACGGTGCGCGTCTCGGCGGACAAGCTCGACCAGCTCGTTGCATACACGAGCGACCTGCTGACGATGAGCGGAACGGTGGCCAACCAGCCCCGCGACCTGGACCTGCTGCAGCAGGAGCTGGCGCGCTGGGCGGGTGAATGGCGCCAGATGGCGCGCGAGCAGGCGGACATGCGCCGGCGCGAGGAGCACGCAGAGCTGGATCGCCACCTCCATCAGCTCGTGGAGCAACTGTCGCAGATCACGCGTGCCGCGCACGACAACACGCGCGTGCTTTCACGTGCGACGGACGACATCCTGACGGGCGTGCGCGGGCTGCGCATGCGTCGTTTCGCCGACGCCGTGGAAGCGCTGCCGCGCGCGCTGCGCGACGTCGCCACGGCGACGGGCAAGCACGCGCAGCTGGTGATCGAGGGCGAAGACGTGGAGGCGGATCGCGTAGTGATCGACACGTTGCGCGAGCCGCTGCTCCATCTCGTGCGCAACGCGGTGGATCACGGGATCGAGAGCCCGGAGCAGCGCCGCGCACGCGGCAAGCCGGAGCAGGGCACGGTCCGCGTCTCGGCCTCACTGGAGCAGGGCCGGCTGCGCATCAGCGTGGAGGATGATGGTGAGGGGCTGGACACCGCGGCGATCGCGCGCAGGCTGCGCGCGCAGGGCGAGGAGCCGCCGCGCGAGGCGCGCGCGCTGGCGCGTCGCCTGCTCGCCGGTGGGGTCACGACGCGCACCGAGGCGACGAGCATCAGCGGCCGCGGCGTCGGCCTCGACCTGGTCCGCGCCGCCATGGAACGCATCGGCGGATCCGTCGATGTCGCGTGGCGCGCGGGGCAGTTCACCCGCTTCCTGCTCGACTCTCCTCCCAGCCCCGCCACGCTCCGCGCCGTCCTGGTCGCGGCCAGCGACCAGCTCTTTGCGCTGCCGATCGGCCAGGTCGACCGGGTCGTACGCGTCCACCCCGCCCAGGTGCACGAGGTGGACGGACGTCCTGCCCTGGCGCTCGGCGCCGCGCCTGTCCCGATCGCCACACTCGCCGGCGTGCTGGGACCGCCGCTGCGCGAGCGAACCGAGCTGACGGGCGCGCCGGCGCTGCTGCTCCGCTCCGGTCGGGACGAGCTGGCGCTCGTCGTCGATGCGGTGAGCGACGAGCGCGAGGTGGTGATGCGGCCGCTGGAGCGGCGGGCCCACGTGCCGCACGTGTCCGGCGGGGCGCTGCTGCCCAACGGACGCGTGGCCCTGGTGCTGGTGCCGCGCAGCCTGATCGAGGCGGGGCTCAACCGGGAGCTGGCGCTGCCGCACGTCGTCCGACCCGAGGAGGCGGAGGCGCGTGGCGCGCACGTGCTGGTCGTGGACGACTCGATCACCACGCGCACACTGGAGCAGAGCGTGCTCGAGGCCGCGGGGTACCATGTAACCGCGGCGGTCGACGGGCAGGACGCCTGGGAGAAGCTGCAGCAGGAACCGGTCGAGCTGGTCGTGAGCGACGTGGAGATGCCGCGCATGACGGGTTTCGACCTGTGCAGGCGCATGCGATCGTCGAAGCGGTTCGCCGAGGTGCCGGTCGTGCTGGTGACCGGCATGGAGACCGCAGAGGATCGCGCCCTGGGGCTGGAGGTCGGTGCAGACGCCTACATCCTCAAATCGAGCTTCGACCAGGAAGGTCTGCTCGCCACCATTCGGCAGTTGATCGGGTGA